The following proteins are co-located in the Flavobacterium sp. CECT 9288 genome:
- a CDS encoding MFS transporter — translation MIDLQFLGKTRTKAKLKKSYTQAKVSYLNRIRWAVSVFYFGMGLCFATWASRIPDIKTSLHLSEGALGTILFALPLGQLIVMPFSGKLVTRFGSHKVLIVALFMYVVSMTNLGLATAAWQLSLGLFVFGIFGNLSNIAVNTQGVYTEGLFKRTIMASFHGMWSFAGFTGALVGLAMLSLQLTPYIHFIIVAALVLLMMLFNFKYLIKAKEKIQTEQKKIFSKPDSSLLWLGVIGFCCMASEGVMFDWSGVYFKDVIKAPGPLVILGYTSFMIMMASGRFIGDAIILKFGRKVVLQVSGILISSGLFTAVFFPYVIPATIAFMFVGLGVSTIIPTVYSVAGKTPNVAPSVALTTVSSVSFLGFLMGPPIIGYIAELSSLRFSFAFIGVFGLLIAVMVSRIKAIK, via the coding sequence TTGATAGACTTACAATTTCTTGGAAAAACAAGAACTAAAGCCAAGCTAAAAAAGAGTTACACACAAGCAAAAGTTTCTTATTTAAATCGCATACGCTGGGCAGTATCTGTATTTTACTTCGGGATGGGGTTGTGCTTTGCTACCTGGGCCAGTAGAATTCCAGATATCAAAACGTCGTTGCATCTCAGCGAAGGAGCATTAGGAACCATTTTGTTTGCTTTGCCACTAGGGCAACTTATTGTGATGCCTTTCTCGGGTAAACTAGTCACCCGTTTTGGGAGTCATAAAGTTTTGATAGTTGCATTATTCATGTATGTAGTGAGCATGACAAATTTAGGTTTGGCTACAGCCGCATGGCAATTGTCATTAGGATTATTTGTTTTTGGAATTTTTGGAAACCTGTCTAATATTGCGGTCAACACACAAGGCGTTTATACTGAAGGATTGTTCAAGAGAACCATCATGGCTTCCTTTCATGGCATGTGGAGTTTTGCAGGTTTTACAGGAGCATTAGTAGGTCTAGCCATGTTGTCCTTGCAACTCACGCCCTATATTCATTTTATAATTGTAGCTGCGCTAGTACTTTTAATGATGCTATTTAACTTTAAATATTTGATAAAAGCCAAAGAAAAGATACAAACAGAACAGAAAAAAATATTTTCAAAACCAGATAGTTCCTTGCTATGGCTCGGTGTCATTGGCTTTTGTTGCATGGCCAGTGAAGGTGTGATGTTTGACTGGAGTGGGGTTTATTTCAAAGATGTGATTAAAGCTCCAGGACCGCTTGTTATCTTGGGTTATACTTCATTTATGATCATGATGGCTAGCGGACGCTTTATAGGAGATGCCATTATTTTAAAATTCGGACGCAAGGTAGTATTACAAGTAAGCGGAATTCTCATTTCATCGGGGCTTTTTACAGCTGTATTTTTTCCTTATGTGATACCAGCAACTATAGCGTTTATGTTTGTAGGATTAGGTGTTTCAACTATAATTCCTACTGTTTATAGTGTGGCCGGGAAAACTCCTAATGTTGCACCAAGTGTAGCCTTAACAACCGTTTCTAGCGTAAGTTTCCTTGGTTTTTTAATGGGACCACCTATAATAGGATACATAGCCGAGTTGTCTAGTTTACGTTTTTCATTTGCATTTATAGGTGTTTTTGGACTTTTGATTGCCGTAATGGTTTCAAGAATTAAAGCAATCAAATAA
- a CDS encoding Gfo/Idh/MocA family oxidoreductase — protein sequence MQKIKTALLSYGMSGKVFHAPFLNFHPGFDLIGSWERSKKLLHQDFPALKSYASLAEVLQDDIDLVVVNTPVATHYQYAKQVLEAGKHAIVEKAFTTTVAQAKELMAIAKDKNVKLSVFQNRRWDSDFKTVQQIISDKVLGKIVEAEIHFDRYNPLLSPKLHKEIVSDGSGILKDLGPHIIDQALCLFGLPNSVFADIRITREYSLVDDYIDLLLYYANFRVRLKAGFFVREANPAYVIHGEKGSFLKPRGDVQEDELKLEYKPNLETWGTEPIEKQGLLHSEINGEIIREIVPTLQGNYFDFFDGVYHSIVNNSPEPVTAQEGVQVIQIIEAALQSNAQKRVIDL from the coding sequence ATGCAAAAAATAAAAACAGCTTTATTGTCTTACGGAATGTCAGGCAAAGTATTTCATGCTCCTTTTTTAAATTTTCATCCAGGATTTGATCTTATTGGTTCTTGGGAACGCAGTAAAAAATTACTACACCAAGATTTCCCAGCTTTAAAAAGCTATGCTTCACTAGCGGAGGTTTTACAAGATGATATAGATTTAGTTGTTGTGAATACGCCTGTGGCCACGCATTATCAATATGCAAAACAAGTGCTAGAGGCAGGAAAACATGCTATTGTAGAGAAAGCTTTTACGACAACAGTTGCTCAAGCAAAGGAGCTTATGGCTATTGCCAAAGATAAAAATGTTAAATTGTCTGTTTTTCAAAATAGGCGTTGGGACAGTGATTTTAAAACCGTTCAACAAATTATTTCAGATAAAGTATTGGGTAAAATCGTAGAGGCTGAGATTCATTTTGATCGGTACAATCCGCTTTTGAGTCCAAAGTTACACAAAGAAATAGTTTCTGATGGATCAGGAATTCTCAAGGATTTAGGGCCTCACATTATTGATCAAGCATTGTGTTTGTTTGGTTTGCCAAATTCGGTTTTTGCTGATATCCGCATTACGAGAGAATATTCCTTAGTTGATGATTATATTGATCTGTTGCTTTATTATGCTAATTTTAGAGTGCGTCTAAAAGCTGGATTTTTTGTTCGGGAAGCCAATCCTGCTTATGTTATTCATGGCGAAAAAGGGTCTTTTTTAAAACCGCGCGGTGATGTACAGGAAGACGAACTAAAATTAGAATACAAACCAAATTTAGAAACTTGGGGAACGGAGCCAATTGAAAAACAAGGTTTGTTACATTCCGAAATTAATGGAGAAATTATTCGGGAAATTGTACCTACGCTTCAAGGTAATTACTTTGATTTTTTTGACGGCGTGTACCATTCAATTGTAAATAATAGTCCAGAACCAGTCACCGCACAAGAGGGCGTGCAGGTCATTCAAATTATTGAAGCGGCACTACAAAGCAATGCCCAGAAAAGAGTAATTGATTTGTAG
- a CDS encoding NADH:flavin oxidoreductase/NADH oxidase — MSSKLFSPITIKSITLKNRIAISPMCQYSAQDGFANDWHLVHLGSRAIGGAGLIIQEATSVSAEGRISPEDLGLWNDEQIVKMKEINTFIVSQNSVPGIQLAHAGRKASSASPWNGGRKLDDSQGGWDTVAPSPVAYHHTEKAPLELHEAGIQKVISDFKSATKRAVQAGFQVMEIHAAHGYLLHQFLSPLSNFRTDIYGGSFENRIRLTLEVVEAVQSEWPDYLPFFVRISATDWAEGGWNLEESVQLSKILKGKGVDLIDVSTGGLVSHQQIPIEPNYQVPFAESIKNETRIQTGAVGLITEAAQAEEIIASGKADLVFIARESLRDPNLGLRFAQELDAEMEWPKQYARAKQ; from the coding sequence ATGTCGTCAAAATTATTTTCTCCTATTACCATAAAAAGCATCACGCTAAAAAATAGAATTGCAATATCACCCATGTGTCAATATTCAGCCCAAGACGGTTTTGCTAATGATTGGCATCTGGTACATTTGGGTAGTCGCGCTATAGGAGGCGCAGGATTAATTATTCAAGAAGCCACATCGGTATCAGCAGAAGGTAGAATCTCACCAGAGGATTTAGGGCTCTGGAATGACGAGCAAATTGTGAAGATGAAAGAAATCAATACTTTTATTGTGAGTCAAAATTCAGTTCCTGGAATACAATTGGCGCATGCCGGACGTAAAGCCAGCTCTGCATCACCTTGGAACGGAGGACGTAAACTTGATGATTCACAAGGAGGTTGGGATACTGTAGCACCAAGCCCAGTTGCCTACCATCATACTGAGAAAGCTCCCCTTGAGCTTCATGAAGCAGGAATACAAAAAGTAATTTCAGATTTTAAATCTGCTACAAAAAGAGCTGTTCAAGCAGGTTTTCAGGTGATGGAAATACATGCTGCTCACGGGTATTTATTGCATCAATTTTTATCTCCGTTATCTAATTTTAGAACTGATATTTATGGAGGTAGTTTTGAAAACCGCATCCGCTTGACGCTTGAAGTTGTTGAAGCGGTACAATCAGAATGGCCTGATTATTTACCGTTTTTTGTAAGAATATCAGCAACTGACTGGGCTGAGGGTGGCTGGAACTTAGAAGAATCGGTTCAACTTTCTAAAATTTTAAAAGGAAAAGGAGTTGATTTAATTGATGTTTCAACCGGAGGTTTGGTGTCGCACCAGCAAATTCCGATAGAACCCAACTATCAAGTTCCTTTTGCCGAAAGCATAAAAAATGAAACTAGAATTCAAACGGGAGCGGTAGGATTAATTACGGAAGCTGCTCAAGCTGAGGAAATCATTGCCTCTGGAAAAGCTGATTTGGTTTTTATAGCACGAGAATCTTTGAGAGATCCTAATTTAGGTTTGAGATTTGCCCAAGAGCTAGATGCCGAAATGGAATGGCCAAAACAATACGCTAGAGCGAAACAGTAA
- the rseP gene encoding RIP metalloprotease RseP: MDLFIKLSQFLLSLSLLIVLHELGHFIPAKLFKTRVEKFYLFFDVKYSLIKKKIGETEYGIGWLPLGGYVKISGMIDESMDKEQMALPPQPWEFRSKPAWQRLIIMLGGVTVNFILAFIIYIGMAFAYGDTYIANEDLKDGLLVENKTMQKVGFKTGDHIVSVDGEKIIKFDNDLTMKVIMAKEVIIKRDTTEQTINMPNDFVDQLSKVEKKSLLDIRMPFVVGPISEGSKNTALMPKDIIVSVNGQTTKYYDQAKTVFENNKNKTVTALILRDEKEIKLPIQINSEGKLGIGIGRLGMDSLEKLGYYKVSKQEFGLLESIPVGITRGKDQLVGYGKQLKMIFNPETKAYKQVGGFKAIFDIFPKTWSWEMFWTITALLSIMLGVMNLLPIPALDGGHVMFLLYEIISGKKPSDKFLENAQLVGFVLLITLLLFANGNDIYKAIVGK; this comes from the coding sequence ATGGATTTATTTATCAAGCTTTCTCAATTCTTATTGAGCTTATCCTTACTTATTGTACTTCACGAGTTAGGACATTTTATACCTGCAAAATTATTTAAAACTAGAGTCGAAAAATTCTACTTATTTTTTGATGTAAAATATTCCCTTATCAAAAAGAAAATTGGCGAAACCGAATATGGTATCGGTTGGTTGCCCCTTGGTGGCTATGTGAAAATTTCTGGAATGATTGATGAGAGTATGGACAAAGAACAAATGGCTTTGCCACCTCAACCATGGGAATTTCGATCTAAACCAGCTTGGCAACGATTAATCATTATGCTAGGTGGTGTTACTGTAAATTTCATTTTGGCTTTCATAATATATATAGGTATGGCATTTGCTTACGGTGATACTTATATTGCTAATGAAGACTTGAAAGACGGTTTACTTGTAGAAAATAAAACCATGCAAAAAGTAGGTTTTAAAACTGGAGACCACATTGTATCTGTTGATGGTGAAAAAATTATAAAATTTGACAATGATCTTACCATGAAAGTAATCATGGCAAAAGAAGTCATCATAAAAAGGGACACAACAGAACAAACTATCAATATGCCAAATGATTTTGTTGACCAATTATCAAAAGTTGAGAAAAAAAGTTTACTTGATATTAGAATGCCATTTGTGGTAGGACCTATTTCTGAAGGTTCTAAAAATACTGCTTTAATGCCAAAAGACATTATTGTTTCTGTAAATGGGCAAACTACCAAGTACTATGATCAAGCCAAAACAGTTTTTGAAAATAATAAAAACAAAACCGTAACAGCTTTAATCCTAAGAGACGAAAAAGAAATTAAATTACCTATTCAAATCAATTCTGAAGGAAAACTAGGAATAGGTATTGGAAGATTGGGAATGGATTCTTTAGAAAAACTGGGGTACTACAAAGTAAGCAAACAAGAATTTGGGCTATTAGAATCAATTCCTGTGGGTATAACTAGAGGAAAAGATCAATTAGTAGGATACGGAAAACAATTAAAAATGATTTTTAATCCAGAAACTAAAGCTTACAAACAAGTAGGTGGTTTCAAAGCTATATTTGATATTTTTCCAAAAACTTGGAGTTGGGAAATGTTCTGGACCATTACGGCTTTATTATCAATAATGCTTGGTGTAATGAACCTTTTGCCTATTCCAGCACTAGATGGTGGTCATGTGATGTTTTTATTATACGAAATTATTTCAGGTAAAAAACCTAGCGATAAATTCCTAGAGAACGCACAATTAGTTGGTTTTGTTTTACTTATAACACTATTACTATTTGCAAACGGAAACGACATTTACAAAGCAATTGTAGGCAAGTAA
- a CDS encoding Crp/Fnr family transcriptional regulator, translated as MKEIIKLSDKEITIDRNEFLKVKGSIDTNLYYIESGSLRVFVLDDYEEQTIRFGYKENLIVSLDSFLTGKPSDLYIQAIKKTVLKVVTKQQIDLFLEKENNKNLWTKILENLVVQQMEREIDILTNSPKERYERVLKRSPQLFQEIPNRHIANYLRMSAETLSRLKKC; from the coding sequence ATGAAAGAAATAATTAAACTTTCAGACAAAGAAATTACAATCGACAGAAATGAGTTTCTGAAAGTAAAAGGGAGCATTGACACTAATTTGTATTATATCGAAAGCGGAAGTCTGAGAGTTTTTGTTTTAGATGATTATGAGGAACAAACTATTAGATTTGGTTACAAAGAAAATTTAATAGTTTCGCTAGATTCTTTTTTGACTGGAAAACCTTCTGACTTATATATTCAGGCAATTAAAAAAACTGTTTTAAAAGTCGTAACCAAACAACAAATTGACTTATTTTTAGAAAAAGAAAATAATAAAAATCTGTGGACAAAAATTTTAGAAAATTTAGTAGTTCAACAAATGGAACGAGAAATTGACATTTTGACAAATTCGCCAAAAGAACGATATGAAAGAGTTTTAAAAAGAAGCCCACAACTTTTTCAAGAAATTCCAAACAGACATATTGCAAATTATTTAAGAATGAGTGCCGAAACTTTATCAAGACTAAAAAAATGTTGA
- a CDS encoding DinB family protein, which translates to MQSEKLIQTLQEQTRQIINHAEELKSSDLNTLTWKENEISWSILECLEHLNLYGDFYLPQIQSKIENSTTKADIEFSSGILGNYFSKSMLPKEKLNKMKTFKDKNPLNANLDKTVIDEFINQQINFLDLLNQSRNVSLNKIKIQTSISGLIRLKLGDTFQFFINHVIRHLNQIDRIHQTMKNI; encoded by the coding sequence ATGCAATCAGAGAAATTAATACAAACACTTCAAGAACAGACGAGACAAATTATAAACCATGCAGAAGAACTCAAATCCTCTGATTTGAATACATTAACATGGAAAGAAAATGAAATTTCGTGGAGCATTTTGGAGTGTTTAGAACATTTGAACTTATATGGAGACTTTTATCTTCCTCAAATACAAAGTAAAATAGAAAATTCAACCACTAAAGCTGATATTGAATTTAGCAGTGGAATTTTAGGAAACTACTTTTCGAAAAGTATGTTGCCAAAAGAAAAATTGAATAAAATGAAAACATTTAAGGACAAAAATCCATTAAATGCAAACCTTGACAAAACGGTAATTGACGAATTTATAAATCAGCAAATCAATTTTTTGGACTTACTAAATCAATCAAGAAATGTGAGTTTAAACAAAATTAAAATTCAGACTTCAATTTCAGGTTTAATCAGACTAAAATTGGGTGACACTTTTCAGTTTTTTATTAATCATGTCATTAGACATTTAAACCAAATTGACAGAATACACCAAACAATGAAAAATATATAA
- a CDS encoding DUF2452 domain-containing protein, which produces MENKKPDNVVYNQEKGFNANVLPYATNVGAPAIRVDDVVSWKSRGIDNVNKELGNKFNELKLQYEKLMQEYEWNELVYSAKFSFEPVIGEIYHLYRDAEGVNFLSLIGPNEWNKEHIGSFKLNSDKKWIVLHDASSSLF; this is translated from the coding sequence ATGGAAAATAAGAAACCAGATAACGTTGTTTACAATCAAGAAAAAGGATTCAATGCTAATGTATTGCCGTATGCTACAAATGTAGGTGCGCCAGCAATACGTGTGGATGATGTAGTTTCCTGGAAAAGTAGAGGTATTGATAATGTAAACAAAGAGCTCGGTAATAAGTTTAACGAACTCAAATTACAGTATGAAAAGTTAATGCAAGAGTATGAGTGGAATGAATTGGTGTATAGTGCTAAATTTTCCTTTGAACCTGTGATAGGTGAAATTTATCATTTATACAGAGATGCCGAAGGAGTGAATTTCCTGTCCTTAATAGGTCCTAATGAGTGGAACAAAGAGCACATAGGTAGTTTTAAGCTCAATAGCGACAAGAAATGGATTGTGTTGCATGATGCAAGCTCTAGTTTGTTTTAA